The nucleotide sequence TCCGGTCGGCCCGAAGGCCGGCAGGGTCATCACGGTCGCTTCCGCCAAGGGTGGTTCTGGAAAGACGGTCACCGCTACCAACCTGGCACTGTTGCTCGCCAGAGCCGCCGGGCCCGGCAAGGTTGCAATCGTTGATGCCGACCTGCAGTTCGGCGACGTCTGTCTGGTACTCCAACTTGAGCCGAAGCTGACGATCTTCAACGCGGCGCAGGATATCGATCGCCTTGACAATTCGCTTATTGATTCGCTGTTGACCAAGCATGTCGAAGGGGTTTCGGTGTTGGCCGCCCCGCTCGAACCTGCCTTCGCCGATGAGGTCTCGACGGCAGTTCTCATCGAGGTCGTGAGTCGGCTTCGTGAACGCTTCGAATACGTCGTCGTCGACACGGCTTCGCTCCTCGACGAGTTGCTTTTGTCGCTGCTTGAGCGTGCCGACGACGTCATCTTCATCGTTGATATGGACCTTCCGAGTGTCAAGAATGCCAAACTTGCTCTTGAGACGCTGCGTTTGCTGAAATTTCCATCATCGAAGATCAAAGTCGTCTTGAATCGTTCGAATTCCAGGGCTCGCCTCGATGAAGGCGAAATCGAGCGATCGCTCAAGATGAAGATCAGCGCAAGCATTCCATCAGACGGCCTAGTTCCGGCTTCGGTCAATGAGGGCCGCCCGGTGGTTCTGTCTGCGCCACGGTCGAAGGTAGCCAAGGGGTTTGAATCGGTGGCCGCGCTCATCCTGGGAGAAGTCGCAGAGTCGGCCAAGACTTCGAAGAAGCGTTGGAAATAGGCAAGGAACAGGGGACCAATCATGGCTTCATTGTCAGAACGGGTAGCAGCAGCCAAGACCGCGGACGACGACCGTCCTGATAGCCGTAAAGAGAGCCTTTTTCGCGAGTTGCGGGGAAAGTTGCACTTTCGGGTCGTCGAAGAGCTAGGTCCGACACTGTATGACCGACAGATGAGCGACGCCGAGTTGCGGCTGCGCGTTGTCGAGATGCTCGAATGGGCAGTGGACCAGGAACAGGGTCTTCCCCTCACCTCCGCGGACCGTTCGCAGCTGATCAACGAGATCGCCTCGGACGTGCTCGGCTACGGCCCGATCGATGCCATTTTGAACGACCCGGACGTCACCGAGGTCATGGTCAACGGGCCCAATAGTATTTACGTCGAGAAGCTGGGAAAGCTGTCCCAGACTGACATTCGGTTCGTCGATGCAACCCACCTGCGGAGGATCATCGACAAGATTGTGGGTCAGGTTGGCCGGCGTGTTGATGAGGCTACCCCGATGGTCGATGCGCGCCTCCCTGATGGATCCCGCGTCAACGCGGTTATTCATCCTCTGGCCATCGGCGGACCATTCCTCACCATTCGTAAATTCTCCGTCGATCCGCTCACCGAGGATGACCTGATTAGGTTTGGCTCGTTTGATAAGCGGGTGGCCGACTTCATGGCCGGGTGTGTCAATGGTCGACTCAATATCATTATCAGCGGTGGTACCGGCTCAGGTAAGACCACGATGCTCAATGTTGTCTCGTCGTATATCCCGAGTAATGAACGAATCGCTACCGTCGAGGATGCGGCCGAGTTGCAGCTTCGACAGGATCACGTTCTCAGCCTCGAATCCCGCCCTCCCAACCTCGAGGGCAAGGGCCAGATCACCATTCGTGACCTGGTGCGTAATACGTTGCGTATGCGTCCTGACCGGATCGTGGTTGGCGAGGTACGCGGTGGCGAAGCCCTCGACATGCTTCAGGCGATGAACACTGGCCATGACGGTTCGTTGACGACCGTTCACTCGAACTCGCCTCGTGACACGTTATCCCGAATCGAGACCATGGTTCTTATGGCTGGCTTTGATCTGCCAATCAGGGCCATTAGAGAACAGGTTTCATCTGCGGTGGATCTGATCATTCACGTAGCTCGACTTCGTGATGGCACCCGGCGGGTTACCCATATCACCGAGGTTGAAGGTATGGAGGGCGACATCATCACCCTTCAGGACTTGTTCTTGTTCGACTTCGGAATGGGCATGTCGGAGGATGGGCGATTCCTTGGCAAGCTCAAGGCAACCGGCATTCGTCCATCGTTCAGCGAGAATCTCAAAGACCTCGGCATCGAGCTTCCGGCGGATCTCTTCGATCCTGAGCCGTTCGCTCGTCGTCAGT is from Acidimicrobiia bacterium and encodes:
- a CDS encoding AAA family ATPase is translated as MSFDDYDIVVVDSDEEFLAEAKTIFEGGATTAHTVADAQRLVEAGDLDLLVLGPSNAHEAALESFSLLLELDSDLPVVLATGTITAQLLRAALRYGLRDVIQAPFTAEEIHQVLRESERRSKRRLAAPVAPVAPVGPKAGRVITVASAKGGSGKTVTATNLALLLARAAGPGKVAIVDADLQFGDVCLVLQLEPKLTIFNAAQDIDRLDNSLIDSLLTKHVEGVSVLAAPLEPAFADEVSTAVLIEVVSRLRERFEYVVVDTASLLDELLLSLLERADDVIFIVDMDLPSVKNAKLALETLRLLKFPSSKIKVVLNRSNSRARLDEGEIERSLKMKISASIPSDGLVPASVNEGRPVVLSAPRSKVAKGFESVAALILGEVAESAKTSKKRWK
- a CDS encoding CpaF family protein — encoded protein: MASLSERVAAAKTADDDRPDSRKESLFRELRGKLHFRVVEELGPTLYDRQMSDAELRLRVVEMLEWAVDQEQGLPLTSADRSQLINEIASDVLGYGPIDAILNDPDVTEVMVNGPNSIYVEKLGKLSQTDIRFVDATHLRRIIDKIVGQVGRRVDEATPMVDARLPDGSRVNAVIHPLAIGGPFLTIRKFSVDPLTEDDLIRFGSFDKRVADFMAGCVNGRLNIIISGGTGSGKTTMLNVVSSYIPSNERIATVEDAAELQLRQDHVLSLESRPPNLEGKGQITIRDLVRNTLRMRPDRIVVGEVRGGEALDMLQAMNTGHDGSLTTVHSNSPRDTLSRIETMVLMAGFDLPIRAIREQVSSAVDLIIHVARLRDGTRRVTHITEVEGMEGDIITLQDLFLFDFGMGMSEDGRFLGKLKATGIRPSFSENLKDLGIELPADLFDPEPFARRQSAQVW